The window ACGAAGGGTGGATGATTGCATTAAAAGTATTTAAAGGTGAAAAAGATGTGTATAGAGAGTAGCTTGACAAAGGGGATTAAGGGGATTGTGTGTTGGTTTTGATCAAACTTTTTTGAAAAGTTTGCTGTTTTTTTACTCTTTTTTGAGAAAAAAGAGTTCTTAAAAAATAAATCTATAACTTACGACAATTTAAAAAAGTAAAATTTCATCGTTTAAAATAAACGAGAAAAAAGATCTAGCGATTATCATTGTTTACTAGTTGATATTAAAAAATTACAGTTGGATTGAATCAATGAAGTATTGCATAAAAATAAAAAACAGTTACATTCAGATTAAGCTACAAATAAAAGAAAAAGAGATAATAAAAGGTGGTTAAAATAACCAAGGAAGTGGTGGTTCTTGTTGGGGTCAAAACTTTTCCATTTACCGTAAATCTGGTAGAGCAAGTTTCTATGTCAATTATGATGCTTAAGGAAAATCATGATTAAATCAATAGTAATATTATTATTCTTTTTAAATTTTCTATATTGTGAACCAAAACTTAATATGGAGCTACTAAAGACTATTGATTCGGTTGAAGAGTTATCTCCTTTTGACAGACTTTCCATTGCTTTTTCAGATTATGATAATTTCTATTTCATAAGTAATAATAAAAATAGCAAAATTTACATTTTTGACTTTAATATTAATCTCATACAGAGTTTTGGAGGTTTTGGTGAAGGTCCTAGTGAGTTTATTAACTTAGAAAGTATAGCCATTTTAAATGATACTTTATATTGCCTTCATCGTTACGGCAGATCATTAAAAAAAATATCTATAAGCTCAAAAGATCTATGTTCAAAAGACTATCCAATACAGATGTCACAATCAATATTTTCAACAAAAGATTTTCTGATTCAATATTGGTTTGATGCCAATTATAATAAGTTTGATGGACATATATCTTACTATTCAAGTGGTAAAGATATATATGTTAGAAAGGGCTATCTAGATGAATTAAATAAAAGAAGAACTGCATTTAATTATCAAATTATCCCAGAAGTTGATTTTCAAAATAATAGAGTATTTTATACTGATGATCGAGAGAACTTATATAGAATTACTTGTTATGATCTATCGAACGAAAAGATCGATTACATAATAGATAAAAAATATAGAAAGATTCCAATAAAAAATCATGAGTTTAAAAAATATTTTGATGCAATCAATAGTTTATACTACACAAAAAATAACATTCTTTTAATTAACCAGATGAAAAAAGAAGATGAAATAAACTTTATTTTCGATGCGTATAAAAACGGTAATTTTATTGGAGTTATAGAAACTAAGTTAAAATATATAAACAAATGGAATTCATCATCAAAGTTGTTATTTATTAATGATAAAATTTTCTATTATAATTCAGAAGAACAAGAATTAAATGTCTACAACTATGAAATAATCGAATAATGATATTTTCTACTTATAAGCAATTATACAAAATGAACTTTGACCAAAACTGCACAAGATTTACATCAAATTACAGTGGAAATAGTTCTTTCTTCTATTACCTTTATAGCATAATTTTTTAATGTGGAGCCAACATGAGTAAGTTTATACTGCTACAACTATTCCTTTTCTTAATCATGTCTTGTCAAATAGAAAAAGCAGGATATGAAATTTTTGAAACTCCTGATGGTGTTAGAGTCACTAAAAATAAAAATTATCCTAATAGTCCTGACTTTGTACTAAATAAGAAATTTTTATTTTCCATAGACCAAATCATAACTGGAGGACAAGCAGAAGGAAGTCTCTCTAGGAATGTTGCAGTTGATGATTCTAATAATATTTTTTATACTTATGGAGGTAAGTTATACAAATTAAACGATAAAGGATCCTTAGTAAAGACTTTTGGAGGTAAAGGTTTTGGTCCTGGAGAACTTGGTAGTGAATCTATTGATGTAAACGGTGTTTTTATAATTAATGACACTTTAAGTGTTTTTTTAGAAAAACAACATAAAGTTAATTTATATGATTTGGATGGTAATTTTATTGAAAGTAAAAGATTAGATTTCTTTAATTTTACAGAGAAAAATTTCCTTCAATTTCAGCAAGGAATAACTCCAATTTCTGAACAAAAGTATATAAGGTTTGTTTCTTTTAGAAATGATAAACAAATAGGAACAAGTCTCTCCATAGTTGATAATAACGGTTACAAACTTAACATTATATCTAATTTAGCAGCTAAAAATGGAAAAATGTTTGATGATGTAAATCTTATGATGTTAAAGTACACATTTGCACATAATAAAATTTATGTAGCAAAAAATAGTACAGAATTTTTTGAGATTGAGGTTTTTGATTTATCAGGAAATTTAGCAGCTAAAGTTAAAAAAAATTACAAAAGGGTACCTCTGCCATTGTTCTTAAGACCTGAAGGTGATGGCTTATTGTCAATTCAATCTATAGAGGTTGATAAATACGAAAGAATTTGGATTTACTCGGCAGAAGATATTAATATGGATTTTATGGGGAACGATAAAATAGTCGAGAATGGTGCTTTATACCAATTGTTTAGCCCAGACGGTGTCTATATAAATAAAATTGATCTCAATACTGATGAGTATAAAATAATTAAAATATTTTTTATAAAAGATAAAATGTATGTGGTCGTAAGCGATGCGGATGAAGAAGCTAAAACTTTGGTATTCGATTATTGAGATGCTCGATACATACAAAAATCAGATGTTTTTCGTTTAACAAACGATCTTAAAGATATTTCAGATTTCAGCCACTTTCGAGGTAACAGATCTCGATTCTATAAGAATCCAGCGATTTCATAGCTGGAGAAAAGGGATTACCTTTTTTGCCAAAAAAGGTAAATAAAAAAGGCTGAACTTTTGTAAAAGTTCAATCAAAACCAAAAGCTTTTAAGAAAATATCCTCGTCATTTTAGCATTCAACCTGATTGAGTACAATCAGCTTGAACCGGCTTCACCCAGCACACGGTGCTCAAGCTCAGCCGGTATAAGTAAACTCTTGAGATTGTAGTTTTTTTAAGAGGATACAAAAGATAGGAAATCAATATAATGAATTATCTTCTCTTCCGAAACGTAGATCTTTACAGTAAAACAAGACCACCAGCGGAATTCTAACCGCAAGGTTAGTGAAGCTGGTTCAACTTTTCTGTACTCGGAAAAGTTGAATGGTATAATAACGACAATATACTCTTAACTGATGTTGGTTTTGATCAAACTTTTCTGAAAAGTTTGCTGTTCTTTCACTCTTTTTCGAGAAAAAAGAGTTCTTCAAAAAAATCTATAGATTACGATAAAATTAAAAGATAAAGATTTTATCGATTAGCTAACGATCTTAAAGCTCCCTTCTTTGTTGCACAGAAATCTTGTAGGGTTATATTTTGATTTTTTTTAAATCCTTCAAATAATCATTTTTTGTCAAAAAGATAAGCTCTTCCTTAATATCAAAGCATTTGTAAACAACAACTCCCTCATTAACACCAAACCTCTTCTTTTCATCATCACTAAATTTTACAGATTTTGTTTTTAGAAAATTAGGTTTATATCGAAATACACCTAAACTATACCAATCTAATGTTAAAAAATAATCCAACACTTCTTCTTTCAAAATCATAAAATTAGAATTAAAATCAATTAGCATTCTTGCTAAGTCTTGCCATTCTCCGGATTTGTAAAAATTGTGAATATTAAGAAATTGAGTAAAAATATCACTACTCCAATCAATAATTTTATCTATGGTTAATCTAAATTTTCCTGAATTGTAAACTGTTTCTACACAATCTTCAACCTTTTTAACTGTATTTATCTCATTATTGTTTAACCAACGATTACTAATAATCTCATAGGGAGGTTTCTCATCTATTACATAATTATACTTCTCAATATTTTCATAAAGAACTGTTCCAGACAATAACTTTAAAAAACCAACCTGAAAATTGTTTGGTTTTAAGGAAATTATCCTATTAAAGGTTTCTTTTAACATTAACATATTTTCAAATGGTAAACCAACAATCATATCAAGATGAATATGAATATTATTATGCTTAATAAGGTTCAATATTTTAGTGTAGATATCTAAATTATATGAACTTCTGTTTATCTCTTTTAAAACAATCTCATGAATAGATTGAATTCCAATCTCAAAACGGAAATACCCGAAAGGCACATTTTTTAAAAATTCAATATCCTCATCGTCTAATAGAGAAGGATGAATTTCAAAATGAAACTGGAAATCACCATTATACTTTTCAATCAGAAATTTCCAAATTTCTCTGGCTCTACCCTTTCTTAAATTGAAAGTTCTATCGACAAATTTTATAGTTCCTTTCCATCCTGACTCTAATATACTTTCAAGATCATGCAAGACTTCTTTAATATCTTTTTCTTGAAGTTTATCCTCACTTCTAGATGATAAACAGTAACTACAGCGAAATTTACACCCTCTTGAACTTTCATAATAGATCATTCTATCTTTAAAAGTATATGGTAGATTAACATATTTGTATATATATGGTAATTTTGCAAAATCATTATATTTTTTATTGGAAACACCAAAAAGCTCTAAGAGATTATACTCTCCATAACCAGAAATAATAGTAATATTCGGAAATCTAATTTTCCAGTACATTTGATTGTAACTTACTTCAGGACCTCCCAATATTATTTTAAAATTATATTTTGACAGTTGCGTGAGGAGTTCTGAAACTATTGTTTTATTCCATATATAAACAGATATACCCAGAATATTAGTTTTGATTTTCTTTATTTCTTGTATTATTGATGATACTTCTTTATTGATAGAAAACTCAAGAACGATATTCGAAATATTATTTTCATTTAATACTGAAGAAAGATAATAAAGTGCCGGCATGGAGTGGGAGTATCGGGCATTCAACCCAAGAAGTACTATCTTTACAATATCATTCATAGCAGAAAGTATAATATTTTAATGCTATTGTCCATTTAATTATAAAAAAGGATTGCTAAACTACGTAATATTCATACATCATCTTTTGATGCTTTTTTTTTAGAAATTTATTAAAAAACAGCTTGCGTAAAGAAAAAAAACAATTTAAATTATGTCTCGTTGTTCGGGGTGTAGCGCAGCCCGGTTAGCGCACCTGCCTTGGGAGCAGGGGGTCGGAAGTTCGAATCTTCTCGCCCCGACTAGAAAAAGAGTCTGTACAGACTCTTTTTTAATTTTACATTTTGATAAACTTTGTTATAAATCTCTTTTGAATTTTGAAAAATTTCATTATCTCATACTTAAATAAATTGAAATGGAGAATTTATGGAACACAGATGGAACCTAGACGTGCTTTACAAATCTTTTCAGGATGAAAACCTTGTAAGCGATTTGGAAAAACTGGATACTCAAATTACAAGCTTTTCTAATTGGGTGAAAAACCATATCAATGAAGGGCGTTTTATTGATTCACTTAAAACCTATATCAAGTTTAAAACAGAAATTAACAATACTGGAATTAAACTTTATGCTTTCGGAGGCTTGGCTTCCAGTACAAATACCAAAGATACTAACGCTGAAAATCTTTTAGAGAAATTAGATCTGATGTTTGTTAAAGAAACTGAGCCAAATGTACTTTTTACTAAATGGTTACACGAAAATAAAAGCCAAATGGAAAATCTGGATAGAGAGTTAGATGATTTCAGATTCTATTTTGAAGAGATAATCAGAAGTGCAGAACATATGTTAAGCGAGAAAGAGGAAATCGTTCTGGCAACTATGAAAGGTACAGGGTCAAACGCCTGGACAAAGCTACAGGGATTGCTAACATCAACTCTTCTTGTTGATATTGAGGATGACGGAGAAATGAAAAAGCTTCCTTTGGCTGTTGTAAGAAATATGGCTTACGATGATAAAAAAGAGATTCGTGAAAAAGCGTATAAAGCAGAATTGGAATCATACAAAAAAATCGAAGACAGCGTTGCTTCTGCCTTAAATGCAATAAAGGGTGAAGTGATTGAAGAAGTTAAATTAAGAGGATATGTATCCGCTCTCGATAAGACTTTAGAGTCTTCAAGAATGGATAAGGAAACTCTTGATGCAATGATTTCAGCTATGCAGGATTCATTACCTATGTTTGTGAAGTATTTCAGAAAAAAAGCAACTATTCTTGGTTATGAAAATGGTCTTCCATTTTTTGAGTTATTTGCACCTCTAGGTGAAGCTACCGGAACATATACTTATGAAGAAGCATCATCTTTTGTAGTAGATAAATTTTCATCTTTCAGTAAAGAGCTTGCTGATTATGCTAAAAATGCTTTTGAAAATTCTTGGATTGATGTAGAGCCAAAAGAGGGTAAAGTTGGCGGGGCTTTCTGTTACAATATCAGACCTGTTAAAGAGAGTAGAATTCTGACTAATTTTACTGGATCGTTATCAGATATCTTTACATTAGCTCATGAATTAGGACATGGATATCATGGATACTGTCTGGATAACTCTCATATATTAAACACAAATTATCCTATGCCACTTGCAGAAACAGCGTCTATATTCTGTGAAACTATTGTTAATAATGCAATTCTTGAAAATGCTGATGATGATATGAAATTGAAAGTTTTAGAAAGTAGTATTTCTGATGCAGCACAGGTAGTAGTCGATATTTACAGTAGATATCTTTTCGAAACTTCAGTTTTTGAAAATAGAGTAAATGGTTCAATCTCTGTTGAAAAATTGAAAAGCTTAATGATTGAAGCTCAAAAGAACTCCTACGGAGAAGGACTTGATCCAAATTTCATGCATCCTTATATGTGGCTGTGTAAAGGTCATTACTACAGTGCTGGTAATAATTTCTATAATTTTCCATACGCTTTTGGACTTTTATTTGCTAAAGGATTATATGCTAAATATTTAGAAAATAAAGATGTGTTTGTTGGAAAATACAATGAGCTTTTAAAAGCTACAGGTTGTAATAATATTGTAGATACTGCTAAAACTATGGGTATTGATGTTAGATCAAAAGATTTCTGGAAAGCTTCCCTTGATCTGATAGGAAAAGATATTGAGAAATTTTTACAATTGTAGATTCTTTGAATTATCAAAAAATTATAAAATGAGAAGAAGATGGTTTTTAAAACTATCTTCTTCTCTAAGTTTAGATAAACCTGTCGACTATAAACAAAATTCTCCATATTAACAATTTTTTTAACAAGCTATATCTGATTGATGGAAAAGATTAAACAACGATATGAAATAATAAAAACAGCTGAAAAGATAGGAATTATCAAAGCCAGCGTTCTTTACAATGTTTCGAGACAAACAATTTTTAGATGGTTTAAAAGATATGAAAAAAATGGAATCGATGGATTGAAAAATCGATCTAGAAAAACTCAATCTCACCCTTCCAAAATGCCAGAAAGTTTAGTCAAAGAAATCGAAAATCTATTATCTAGAAATCCGAAAATATCAGCAATAGAAGTGAAGGAGAAGTTAAAAACAAATTATAGTCTCAGGGCTATTCAGAAGAAAATTAGCTCATTGAAAGATAGCTCTGAAACTGTACTGGATATTAAAAGTTTTTATATTTATATAAAAAAAGATAAAAATCAAAAACACTCAAAATATCTATTAATCGCATATAACAAAAACGAAGAGACTTATTTTGCTTGTGTTTCCAATGAAGTAACTACTAATCATATTCAAATTTTTGTTGATCTTGTCCTGTTTTTAAATAATAGCAATAAAAACATAGCCACTGTAAACATAACTTACAAAAGGTTGTTCTCAAATTTGGATAGATTTAAAATTTATTCTAAATCCATGAATGATAAGTACAATTCTAGCATAAACTATACACAAAAAAGCAGTAAAATTGAGAAAATGTTCAGTCCTCCTTTCGATGTTGAATGTAAATCTTTGAACGACACTTTAGTTCATATTTCTAAATATACTCATGATTTAAATTATGAAATTAACAGAAAATATAGAATTAATGATGATTATCGTGCAGATTTTTATACTTCAATAAATATTGATCATTTGTTTAAAGATTATGATATAATTTTAGATTCAAATGATTATTGGGATAGAAAGAAATTTTCAAACTCTATCACTAAACAAAAATATCTTACAGAAAATTTCTTAAAAGGGATTGAAAGTAAAAAAAATTGTGATTTTGATACTGCTGATTATTATCTATCAAAAGTCATTTTTTATCTCAAAGATGAAAATGATAATTCAAAATTGCTTATTAAATCCCTAATTGAGTTTTCTAGGATAAAACTATACAAAGGGGATAGAAAATTATCTGAAAATCTATTGAATCAGGCGTTGAAAATTGCGACAAATATTGATCTTAAAAATTACCAGTATATGATTAAACTAATTTTATTAAAGTCAATGCTTCAGCAAGGAATTAGCACTGAACTTTTACCTGTAATGAACGAAAATTATGAAAATTATAAATTTGAAAGTAAATCAGAGATGGGATATCTATTTCTAGATTTAGGTTTGATAAATAATTTTCTTGGTAAAACATTAGATGCTGAAAAATTGTACAATAAAGCCTATAGAATCTCCCTTAATACTAACGACATTTATCTTTTTTTTGTAATCTGTAAAGCAATGGTTAATTTCTACTTTAATACTGGAAAACATAAAAAATCAACTGAATTTTTAAATCGAATTGAAAATATTGCTTTCAAATTTAATTTTCCTGATCTGTTGGCGATAATTTATTATTCGAAAGCGAGAATGTGCTTACTTTATGAGGATATCCCAAACGCTAGCAGTTTCTCCTTAAAAGCAATTGAAGAGGTACAAAAAAGTAATCAAATAGCACTACAAATTCTTGTTTATCATCAATCGGGATATATAAAAGGGTTATTAAACAACATAAATGAAGCAGTTTCAGATTTAATGCACTGTATCAATTTATCGAAAGCATCTTTCAATGACTATCTTCTAGCT of the Candidatus Delongbacteria bacterium genome contains:
- a CDS encoding DUF4080 domain-containing protein, which produces MNDIVKIVLLGLNARYSHSMPALYYLSSVLNENNISNIVLEFSINKEVSSIIQEIKKIKTNILGISVYIWNKTIVSELLTQLSKYNFKIILGGPEVSYNQMYWKIRFPNITIISGYGEYNLLELFGVSNKKYNDFAKLPYIYKYVNLPYTFKDRMIYYESSRGCKFRCSYCLSSRSEDKLQEKDIKEVLHDLESILESGWKGTIKFVDRTFNLRKGRAREIWKFLIEKYNGDFQFHFEIHPSLLDDEDIEFLKNVPFGYFRFEIGIQSIHEIVLKEINRSSYNLDIYTKILNLIKHNNIHIHLDMIVGLPFENMLMLKETFNRIISLKPNNFQVGFLKLLSGTVLYENIEKYNYVIDEKPPYEIISNRWLNNNEINTVKKVEDCVETVYNSGKFRLTIDKIIDWSSDIFTQFLNIHNFYKSGEWQDLARMLIDFNSNFMILKEEVLDYFLTLDWYSLGVFRYKPNFLKTKSVKFSDDEKKRFGVNEGVVVYKCFDIKEELIFLTKNDYLKDLKKIKI
- a CDS encoding M3 family oligoendopeptidase, with product MEHRWNLDVLYKSFQDENLVSDLEKLDTQITSFSNWVKNHINEGRFIDSLKTYIKFKTEINNTGIKLYAFGGLASSTNTKDTNAENLLEKLDLMFVKETEPNVLFTKWLHENKSQMENLDRELDDFRFYFEEIIRSAEHMLSEKEEIVLATMKGTGSNAWTKLQGLLTSTLLVDIEDDGEMKKLPLAVVRNMAYDDKKEIREKAYKAELESYKKIEDSVASALNAIKGEVIEEVKLRGYVSALDKTLESSRMDKETLDAMISAMQDSLPMFVKYFRKKATILGYENGLPFFELFAPLGEATGTYTYEEASSFVVDKFSSFSKELADYAKNAFENSWIDVEPKEGKVGGAFCYNIRPVKESRILTNFTGSLSDIFTLAHELGHGYHGYCLDNSHILNTNYPMPLAETASIFCETIVNNAILENADDDMKLKVLESSISDAAQVVVDIYSRYLFETSVFENRVNGSISVEKLKSLMIEAQKNSYGEGLDPNFMHPYMWLCKGHYYSAGNNFYNFPYAFGLLFAKGLYAKYLENKDVFVGKYNELLKATGCNNIVDTAKTMGIDVRSKDFWKASLDLIGKDIEKFLQL
- a CDS encoding helix-turn-helix domain-containing protein — its product is MEKIKQRYEIIKTAEKIGIIKASVLYNVSRQTIFRWFKRYEKNGIDGLKNRSRKTQSHPSKMPESLVKEIENLLSRNPKISAIEVKEKLKTNYSLRAIQKKISSLKDSSETVLDIKSFYIYIKKDKNQKHSKYLLIAYNKNEETYFACVSNEVTTNHIQIFVDLVLFLNNSNKNIATVNITYKRLFSNLDRFKIYSKSMNDKYNSSINYTQKSSKIEKMFSPPFDVECKSLNDTLVHISKYTHDLNYEINRKYRINDDYRADFYTSINIDHLFKDYDIILDSNDYWDRKKFSNSITKQKYLTENFLKGIESKKNCDFDTADYYLSKVIFYLKDENDNSKLLIKSLIEFSRIKLYKGDRKLSENLLNQALKIATNIDLKNYQYMIKLILLKSMLQQGISTELLPVMNENYENYKFESKSEMGYLFLDLGLINNFLGKTLDAEKLYNKAYRISLNTNDIYLFFVICKAMVNFYFNTGKHKKSTEFLNRIENIAFKFNFPDLLAIIYYSKARMCLLYEDIPNASSFSLKAIEEVQKSNQIALQILVYHQSGYIKGLLNNINEAVSDLMHCINLSKASFNDYLLAGSYGALAEIYRITNDLSKAIHYFEQAIRIEKSINDTSYLIVHYNELASIYIQNGDFRTAFSIIKKENDIAKKINNFFGQIVVFRQKAQVYFLKGDEKKALNLMKKGLVLCEKHNILFSLFHIYRDLAYYYYEKGKIDKIFGYAEKEIEIAKKMKNNYFICLANFDTCKFKLKFVQGFKHEKSIEKCKKLALIADNKILIKEVIDFEKTIKQNQ